The following coding sequences are from one Candidatus Methylomirabilota bacterium window:
- a CDS encoding alpha/beta fold hydrolase, with translation MPKALMVRTATLEIGYEADGPSDGLPIVLLHGFPDDVRAWDDVVPPLAAAGYRVLVPYLRGYGPTRFLDAAEPRMAQQAAIGQDVLDFMNSLGLATAGLAGYDWGGRAACIAAILAPERVRALVSCNGYNVQNRCRARSPARSWTRC, from the coding sequence ATGCCTAAAGCGCTCATGGTACGCACCGCCACGCTCGAGATCGGCTACGAAGCCGACGGTCCCAGCGACGGCCTCCCCATCGTCTTGCTGCACGGCTTCCCGGACGACGTGCGCGCGTGGGACGACGTCGTGCCGCCGCTGGCGGCGGCCGGTTATCGGGTGTTGGTCCCGTATCTGCGCGGGTATGGGCCGACCCGCTTCCTCGATGCTGCGGAGCCGCGGATGGCGCAGCAGGCCGCGATTGGCCAGGACGTGCTCGATTTCATGAACTCGCTGGGCTTGGCCACCGCCGGTCTGGCCGGCTACGACTGGGGAGGCCGAGCCGCGTGCATCGCCGCCATCCTCGCTCCCGAGCGTGTCCGCGCCCTCGTGAGCTGCAACGGCTACAACGTCCAGAACAGATGCCGCGCGAGAAGCCCGGCGCGGTCGTGGACGCGCTGCTGA
- a CDS encoding amidohydrolase/deacetylase family metallohydrolase, protein MKALHDLGRPGMYDLVLKGGTVLDPSSGLDGVLDVAVQNGVIARIAPAIAPAEAARVIEVGGKLVTPGLIDVHAHVFEGINRTGVNPDLGGVYAGVTTIVDAGSAGAATFGGFPRHIIPHCQTEIVPFLHICQTGLATIPDIIAESSVNLDDTLRVARQHQGLIVGIKARMVSPALEIMGMEMPRLAKRAARECGIKLMVHIGDTEKRYDPKVIHPLLALLEPGDILTHYFTPNPGGVLDGNGKLVPEAREAADRGVWFDTAHGRMNFSFDVGRRIIDQGLLPHCISTDLTVPGRLTTVHSMTEMMTRFLGLGFTLPQVVTMSTANPAKAIGAEKRLGSLAVGRQADISVLEMQEGDWVVYDILRSGLRVDRALAPHLTVKRGKVFTPDFGPRPWGWWPDRAPAKVVAGGCC, encoded by the coding sequence GTGAAGGCGCTTCACGATCTCGGGCGGCCAGGAATGTACGATCTCGTGCTGAAGGGGGGAACGGTCCTGGACCCGTCGAGCGGCCTCGACGGTGTCCTCGACGTCGCGGTTCAGAACGGGGTGATCGCGCGCATCGCGCCGGCAATCGCGCCCGCCGAGGCAGCGCGGGTGATCGAGGTCGGCGGGAAGCTCGTCACCCCGGGGCTGATCGACGTCCACGCCCACGTCTTCGAGGGCATCAACCGGACCGGCGTGAATCCCGACCTGGGCGGCGTCTACGCCGGCGTGACCACCATCGTCGACGCCGGGAGCGCCGGGGCGGCCACCTTCGGCGGCTTCCCCCGGCACATCATCCCGCACTGCCAGACCGAGATCGTGCCGTTCCTCCACATCTGCCAGACCGGGCTGGCGACGATCCCCGACATCATCGCGGAGAGCAGCGTGAACCTCGACGACACGCTGCGGGTCGCCCGCCAGCACCAGGGGCTCATCGTCGGGATCAAGGCTCGCATGGTCTCACCGGCGCTCGAGATCATGGGCATGGAGATGCCGCGGCTGGCCAAGCGCGCCGCGCGCGAGTGCGGCATCAAGCTCATGGTCCACATCGGCGACACCGAGAAGCGCTACGACCCGAAGGTGATCCACCCCCTGCTGGCGCTGCTCGAGCCCGGCGACATCCTCACCCATTATTTCACGCCCAACCCCGGCGGCGTCCTCGACGGCAATGGGAAGCTGGTGCCGGAAGCGCGCGAGGCCGCCGACCGGGGCGTGTGGTTCGACACCGCGCACGGCCGGATGAACTTCAGCTTCGACGTCGGCCGCCGCATCATCGACCAGGGGCTGCTCCCGCACTGCATCAGCACCGACCTCACCGTGCCCGGGCGCCTCACCACCGTGCACAGCATGACCGAAATGATGACGCGCTTCCTCGGTCTCGGCTTCACGCTGCCGCAGGTGGTGACGATGTCCACCGCCAACCCGGCCAAGGCCATCGGCGCCGAGAAGCGGCTGGGAAGCCTCGCGGTGGGACGTCAGGCCGACATCTCGGTGCTGGAAATGCAGGAGGGGGACTGGGTGGTCTACGACATCCTCCGCTCGGGCCTGCGCGTCGATCGCGCGCTGGCCCCTCACCTGACGGTGAAGCGGGGCAAGGTCTTCACTCCCGACTTCGGCCCGCGCCCGTGGGGCTGGTGGCCCGATCGCGCGCCGGCCAAAGTGGTGGCAGGAGGGTGCTGCTAA